One window from the genome of Gimesia aquarii encodes:
- the pyrH gene encoding UMP kinase, whose protein sequence is MTDSPAPLIKPAYKRVLLKLSGEVFCRDGEGGISMSELESISAQIKRLVDSGVELAIVCGGGNILRGKQFSSSSVASNPATAHYMGMLATVINGLALQDALEMAGVPTRLQTAIRMEGVAEPFIRRRCIRHLEKGRVVILAAGTGSPFVTTDTAAALRSREIDSDILLKATKVDGIYSDDPEKNPHAVRFSEISYQDVLHKNLQVMDAQALHHCMEHGIPILVFNFRKVGNIEKAVGGENIGTRVLPTEESRTEG, encoded by the coding sequence ATGACTGATTCTCCCGCTCCTTTAATTAAGCCTGCTTATAAGCGTGTTCTGCTCAAGCTGAGTGGTGAAGTATTCTGCCGCGATGGAGAAGGTGGAATTAGTATGTCTGAACTGGAGTCGATTTCTGCTCAAATTAAACGACTCGTTGATTCAGGAGTCGAATTGGCGATTGTCTGTGGTGGTGGAAACATTCTGAGAGGTAAACAGTTTTCTTCTTCAAGTGTCGCCAGTAATCCAGCAACAGCTCACTATATGGGGATGTTGGCTACAGTGATTAACGGTTTGGCACTACAAGATGCGTTAGAAATGGCAGGCGTGCCCACACGTTTACAAACAGCGATTCGAATGGAAGGTGTGGCAGAACCATTTATCAGGAGACGCTGCATTCGTCATCTGGAAAAAGGTCGTGTTGTCATTCTGGCAGCGGGAACAGGTAGTCCTTTTGTAACGACTGACACAGCGGCTGCTTTACGCTCCCGTGAGATTGACTCAGATATTCTCTTAAAGGCAACCAAAGTAGATGGGATCTATTCAGATGATCCGGAGAAAAATCCGCATGCAGTTCGCTTTTCAGAAATCAGTTATCAGGATGTGCTGCATAAGAATCTCCAGGTAATGGATGCTCAGGCCCTACATCATTGTATGGAACACGGCATTCCCATTTTGGTTTTCAACTTCCGTAAAGTGGGAAACATCGAAAAAGCGGTAGGCGGCGAGAATATTGGAACGCGTGTACTACCTACTGAGGAATCCCGGACTGAAGGGTAA
- a CDS encoding undecaprenyl-diphosphate phosphatase: MTWLKMTLLSIIQGISEFLPISSSGHLVIAENLLGIQADQTDVNIVLHAGTLLSILIFYRRTIILLMTQDRRVVPLMIVGTLPVVVIGLAAKKFAEHMLESALLAGCMLPITGLFLLLIPRIPPTKQSYTEISYKQALVVGFAQAVAILPGISRSGSTIVAGLLTGMSRQSAATFSFLLAVPAILGATILEVIEMLTHKHVSTPLSLLAMGAAISAIIGLIALGLLVRWLEKGKLHYFAYWCIPLGILIVIMQLV; the protein is encoded by the coding sequence ATGACCTGGTTAAAAATGACCCTGCTCTCAATCATTCAGGGAATTAGTGAGTTTCTTCCGATCAGTTCTTCAGGGCATTTAGTCATTGCCGAGAACCTACTTGGTATTCAGGCAGATCAGACCGATGTCAACATTGTGCTACATGCGGGGACTCTGCTTTCAATACTGATTTTTTATCGCAGAACAATCATATTACTAATGACTCAAGACCGAAGAGTCGTTCCACTTATGATTGTGGGCACACTTCCTGTGGTCGTGATTGGTTTGGCTGCGAAAAAATTTGCTGAGCACATGCTGGAAAGCGCATTACTAGCAGGTTGCATGCTACCCATTACAGGGCTCTTTCTGTTATTAATTCCCCGTATTCCCCCGACAAAACAAAGCTACACGGAAATATCTTACAAGCAAGCGTTAGTTGTTGGTTTCGCACAGGCGGTAGCGATTCTGCCAGGCATTTCTCGCAGCGGTAGTACGATCGTGGCAGGTTTGCTCACAGGAATGTCAAGGCAGTCCGCAGCTACATTTTCTTTCCTGCTAGCGGTTCCCGCGATTCTGGGAGCCACTATTCTTGAGGTAATCGAAATGCTAACGCATAAACACGTCAGCACGCCGTTAAGCCTATTGGCTATGGGAGCGGCAATCTCTGCCATTATTGGATTAATCGCACTGGGATTACTGGTCCGTTGGCTAGAGAAAGGAAAGCTACACTACTTCGCATACTGGTGCATCCCGCTGGGAATTCTCATTGTCATCATGCAGTTAGTTTGA
- the rpsB gene encoding 30S ribosomal protein S2 produces the protein MSDLVVKEILEAGVHYGHKTSRWNPKMRPYIYGRRNQIHIIDLKETVRGIMRGKRYLERVASQGSLILFVGTKKQAQGPIKEAAIASGMPYVTERWLGGALTNFRTVRGRLKRLEELESFDETGEINSYSKKMQSTLLREKRKVFRNLNGIRTMNRLPEALVVVDPTKEKNAVHEAHILGIKVVGLIDTDSNPDEVDLPIPGNDDSIRSIRLVMNQLASAIIQGKSKLPDTGKKDDGESGDEEHKPVPSI, from the coding sequence ATGTCAGATTTAGTTGTGAAAGAAATTCTTGAAGCGGGTGTCCACTACGGCCATAAGACCAGCCGTTGGAACCCTAAAATGCGTCCTTATATCTACGGACGTCGGAATCAAATTCATATTATTGATTTAAAAGAGACCGTGCGTGGCATTATGCGCGGGAAACGCTATCTGGAACGGGTCGCTTCTCAGGGTAGCTTAATTTTATTTGTAGGAACAAAAAAGCAGGCACAGGGTCCCATTAAGGAAGCAGCAATCGCCAGTGGAATGCCTTATGTGACCGAACGCTGGTTGGGAGGGGCTTTAACAAACTTCCGCACAGTTCGTGGTCGGTTGAAACGCCTGGAAGAATTGGAATCGTTTGACGAAACAGGCGAAATTAATTCCTATTCCAAAAAGATGCAGTCTACTTTGCTGCGTGAAAAGCGAAAGGTATTTCGCAATCTGAACGGGATTCGCACGATGAACCGTTTACCTGAAGCTTTGGTTGTGGTTGATCCCACCAAGGAGAAAAATGCTGTCCATGAGGCACACATCTTGGGAATCAAGGTGGTGGGGCTAATTGATACCGATTCAAATCCTGATGAAGTCGATCTGCCCATTCCCGGCAATGATGATAGCATTCGGTCTATCCGATTGGTGATGAATCAATTGGCATCTGCTATTATTCAAGGTAAAAGCAAGCTTCCTGATACTGGTAAAAAAGACGATGGCGAGTCCGGTGATGAAGAGCATAAACCAGTTCCTTCAATATAA
- the tsf gene encoding translation elongation factor Ts, whose amino-acid sequence MAEITAAAVKALREITDLPMMACKKALQAAEGDQEKAIEILREEAGKIQLKRSGNDTTEGRITVLSSEDGSQTVMLEVVCESAPVAGGEDLVNFSNACANQLLANPNVNSVEELMTLPSEKSPGKTLNDDFMDMLNKIREKIVVSRIARSEGPTGGYVHHDGKTGVLFQASGETADDDLLRGVAMHIAALKPVAVNENELDSALVQAERDRLVAEAKATGKPDNIIDKIVDGRMKTFFVEQGVLVYQPYAVDDSKTVGQALAEKGLEAVSFTRSSIGD is encoded by the coding sequence ATGGCTGAAATTACAGCTGCAGCCGTGAAAGCATTACGTGAGATTACTGATTTGCCCATGATGGCTTGTAAGAAGGCGTTGCAGGCAGCCGAAGGCGACCAGGAAAAAGCGATTGAAATTTTGCGTGAAGAAGCGGGTAAAATTCAGCTAAAACGTAGTGGAAATGACACGACTGAAGGTCGGATTACTGTTCTTTCCAGTGAAGATGGGTCTCAGACCGTAATGCTGGAAGTTGTCTGTGAATCTGCTCCTGTGGCGGGGGGAGAAGACTTAGTCAATTTTTCGAATGCTTGTGCTAACCAGCTGCTCGCAAATCCTAATGTCAACTCGGTCGAAGAGCTGATGACGTTACCATCTGAAAAATCACCTGGAAAAACATTGAATGATGATTTCATGGATATGCTCAACAAAATCCGTGAAAAAATTGTCGTTTCTCGTATTGCTCGTTCTGAAGGTCCGACAGGTGGCTATGTTCATCACGATGGCAAAACAGGAGTCTTATTTCAGGCATCCGGAGAAACAGCTGATGATGATTTGTTACGAGGAGTTGCAATGCATATTGCCGCCTTAAAACCAGTTGCCGTTAATGAAAACGAATTAGATTCAGCATTGGTTCAAGCAGAACGAGATCGGTTGGTTGCCGAAGCCAAAGCAACCGGCAAACCAGATAATATCATTGACAAAATTGTTGATGGTCGTATGAAAACATTTTTTGTTGAACAAGGGGTATTGGTTTATCAGCCTTATGCAGTTGATGATTCAAAAACAGTCGGTCAGGCTTTAGCTGAAAAAGGGCTGGAGGCTGTTTCGTTTACTCGTTCAAGCATCGGCGATTAG
- the glgX gene encoding glycogen debranching protein GlgX: protein MGRELVHSLSSPIHSMHTFSYGAVPQDNGVHFSVYSRSAKAMWLLLYDHVEDLEPSEVIKFNQEYGRLGDIWTAFISGIGPGQLYHFQADGPFQPEIGQRFDKRARLIDPYAKALAGNFQPSPDGIVRPPKCVVVDDQFDWHGDRHVRHHLADTVIYEMHVRGFTNSPTSGVENPGSYLGVIEKIPYLIDLGVTAVELMPVHEFPMNEPDGSFTDHQNYWGYETLAFFAPHRGFATNPEPGAQVREFKEMVRALHEAGIEVIMDVVFNHTAEGNENGPTLSFRGLENQVYYHLDQGGKYYKNYSGCGNAINGNHPVVREMIFHCLRYWTCNYHIDGFRFDLASILSRDRSGNLVPSPPLVEAIAEDPLLADTKLIAEAWDAAGAYQVGSFSHMRWAEWNGRYRDDIRRFWRGDVPTLGDYATRLSGSSDLYQQTGREPFHGVNFITAHDGFTLNDLVSYEHKHNYANREDNQDGENNNISMNFGVEGPTDDPAINGMRERQIKNMLATLFLSQGVPMLLSGDECRRTQRGNNNTYCQDNLISWFDWSLIEKYNGLYRFCKELIHFRLCEPTLRQRKFLTGHSDGVEKLPDISWFNVMGQSVDWKQDTHCLLSILGARHSSRRVRDGSDIMILVNSSPDAQAFELPVGIKPKEWNLTIDTSAQSPLDIFPKRDGATLHPRVSVLPARSLRCYVRRDTRR from the coding sequence ATGGGTCGCGAATTGGTACATTCTTTAAGTTCCCCGATTCACTCAATGCATACATTTTCCTATGGAGCAGTTCCACAGGATAATGGAGTGCATTTTTCTGTATATAGCCGCTCAGCAAAGGCGATGTGGTTGCTGCTTTACGACCATGTTGAAGATTTAGAGCCGTCAGAAGTCATTAAATTCAATCAAGAATATGGGCGGTTGGGAGATATCTGGACCGCTTTTATTTCTGGAATCGGGCCAGGGCAACTTTATCATTTTCAAGCTGATGGTCCTTTTCAGCCAGAGATCGGTCAGCGTTTTGATAAGCGTGCTCGTCTGATAGACCCTTATGCCAAAGCATTGGCTGGTAATTTCCAACCTTCACCCGATGGTATTGTTCGCCCGCCGAAGTGTGTTGTCGTCGATGATCAATTTGACTGGCACGGTGATCGACACGTTAGACATCACTTGGCTGATACGGTCATTTATGAAATGCATGTGCGTGGATTTACAAATTCACCTACTAGTGGCGTTGAAAATCCTGGGTCTTATTTAGGTGTGATTGAAAAGATTCCCTACCTGATTGATCTAGGAGTAACAGCTGTCGAATTGATGCCGGTTCATGAATTTCCCATGAATGAGCCAGATGGTTCTTTTACAGATCATCAAAACTATTGGGGTTATGAAACTCTGGCTTTCTTTGCACCTCATCGAGGATTTGCAACAAATCCAGAACCTGGGGCTCAGGTTCGCGAATTCAAAGAGATGGTTCGTGCTTTGCACGAGGCTGGTATCGAAGTCATTATGGATGTCGTTTTCAATCACACGGCTGAAGGGAATGAGAATGGTCCCACGCTTTCTTTCAGAGGCTTAGAAAATCAAGTTTACTACCATCTTGATCAAGGTGGGAAATACTACAAAAACTATTCTGGTTGTGGAAATGCGATCAATGGTAATCACCCAGTTGTCCGAGAGATGATCTTTCACTGCCTCAGATACTGGACTTGCAACTATCACATTGATGGTTTCCGTTTTGATCTGGCCTCGATCTTAAGCCGTGATAGAAGTGGAAATCTTGTGCCAAGTCCTCCTCTGGTTGAAGCGATTGCTGAAGATCCTTTGTTGGCAGATACAAAACTCATCGCAGAAGCCTGGGATGCGGCCGGTGCCTATCAAGTGGGTTCGTTCTCACACATGCGTTGGGCTGAATGGAACGGGCGATATCGTGATGATATTCGACGTTTTTGGCGCGGAGATGTTCCGACATTGGGAGACTATGCCACTCGGCTTTCTGGTTCGAGCGATCTCTATCAACAAACCGGTCGTGAACCGTTTCATGGTGTGAATTTTATCACGGCCCACGATGGTTTTACTTTAAATGACCTCGTGAGCTATGAACACAAGCATAATTATGCGAATCGCGAAGACAACCAGGATGGCGAAAACAATAATATCAGTATGAATTTTGGTGTTGAAGGACCTACTGATGATCCAGCCATTAACGGAATGCGAGAGCGGCAGATTAAGAACATGCTCGCGACTCTGTTCCTGAGCCAGGGCGTTCCAATGCTTCTCTCTGGTGATGAATGCCGCAGGACGCAACGTGGGAATAATAATACATATTGTCAGGATAATCTTATTTCCTGGTTCGATTGGTCGTTAATCGAAAAGTACAACGGTTTATATCGATTTTGCAAAGAGTTGATTCATTTCCGACTTTGTGAGCCGACGTTAAGACAGCGAAAATTTCTCACAGGACACTCAGATGGTGTTGAAAAGCTGCCTGATATCAGTTGGTTCAATGTGATGGGGCAAAGTGTAGATTGGAAGCAAGATACGCATTGCCTCTTGTCAATTCTTGGAGCAAGACACTCTTCGCGTCGGGTTCGCGATGGTTCTGATATCATGATCTTGGTGAATTCCTCTCCTGATGCACAGGCATTTGAGTTGCCAGTTGGTATCAAACCCAAGGAATGGAATTTGACAATTGATACTTCCGCGCAGTCCCCGCTTGACATTTTCCCTAAGCGAGATGGAGCAACATTACATCCAAGAGTCTCAGTTCTACCTGCTCGTTCATTACGTTGTTATGTGCGACGTGACACACGCCGATGA
- a CDS encoding GTPase domain-containing protein, which yields MSSTLHEFSNLTQQLRDNLIALERETNRLDLSGLNDREWFEILQRKLIPQLSDHVYLVVAVVGGTNIGKSVIFNHLVNQQNSAISPLASQTRHPVCLVPKNFEQNHNLDKIFQGFEMIPWSSPEDPLKVDKQHLLFWKSSETLASNLLVLDTPDIDSDAEVNWERAERIRQCADVLVTVLTQQKYNDAAVKQFFREAAREDKVVITIFNQCELPDDEVYWPLWLNTFCHETGVRPEFVFIAPNDRQAATSLQLPFYARSFEPTNSQTEPVNTNTAPSDAPCDLMEVLSQLHFGEIKVQTLKGALNYLVEQDTGVPTYLREIKTRSNEFRSASELLSENELAEIENWPAVPNAVIIDAVRKWWQSQREGWSAQVHGFYNTIGSGVLWPLRYIKSLRTEEKRPPMELYREQEWSVVLQTIERIYDRLTLVSELGNELLTNRLKTLLSGTSREQLLKTLHQEHSDLDLTAQLQELINSEMAFFKNESPQYYTFLKQLDRVGAVARPALSVGLFFVGFGAVGDAGTQLVTNTMIQSVVNVAGDVAGGAAATTVGETAVSSTASTGIGYLEAKFRRFHAVFAQRRTEWLANAVREHLLKTLPEELKSAVDLPESEVYLAVQNSVLELKKQLGQLSVIETRT from the coding sequence ATGTCATCTACCCTGCACGAATTTTCCAATCTCACCCAACAGCTCAGAGACAATCTGATTGCGCTCGAAAGGGAAACCAACCGGCTTGATCTCTCAGGCCTCAATGATCGTGAATGGTTTGAAATTCTGCAACGAAAATTGATCCCACAACTCTCCGACCATGTCTATCTGGTCGTTGCTGTCGTAGGTGGTACCAATATCGGCAAGAGTGTGATCTTCAATCATTTGGTGAATCAACAAAATAGCGCCATTAGCCCCCTGGCATCTCAGACAAGACACCCAGTCTGTCTAGTCCCTAAAAACTTTGAACAAAATCATAATTTGGACAAAATTTTTCAGGGATTTGAGATGATTCCCTGGTCATCTCCTGAAGATCCTCTCAAAGTAGATAAGCAACACTTGTTATTTTGGAAAAGCAGTGAAACTCTGGCCTCTAATTTACTTGTACTGGATACACCAGACATCGACAGCGATGCGGAAGTGAATTGGGAACGTGCAGAACGAATCAGACAATGCGCGGATGTATTGGTCACTGTGTTAACACAACAGAAATACAATGATGCCGCTGTAAAACAGTTTTTTCGTGAAGCAGCTCGTGAAGACAAAGTCGTCATCACCATCTTCAATCAATGCGAACTGCCAGACGATGAAGTTTATTGGCCTTTGTGGCTTAATACTTTCTGCCATGAAACCGGAGTACGGCCTGAATTTGTTTTCATTGCTCCCAATGATCGTCAAGCCGCTACCAGCTTGCAGCTACCTTTTTATGCTCGGTCATTTGAACCAACAAACTCTCAAACTGAACCAGTCAATACTAATACCGCTCCTTCTGATGCTCCCTGCGATTTGATGGAGGTATTATCTCAACTGCATTTTGGGGAGATCAAAGTTCAAACACTCAAAGGCGCTTTAAACTATCTCGTCGAACAAGATACCGGGGTTCCCACCTATCTCCGGGAGATCAAAACTCGCAGTAATGAGTTTCGTTCTGCTTCTGAGTTACTCTCGGAAAATGAATTAGCGGAAATCGAAAATTGGCCTGCGGTACCGAATGCTGTGATCATTGATGCTGTCCGCAAGTGGTGGCAATCTCAAAGAGAAGGTTGGTCAGCTCAGGTACATGGTTTTTATAATACAATTGGATCGGGAGTGCTGTGGCCGCTTCGCTATATTAAATCCTTGCGAACCGAAGAAAAACGCCCTCCCATGGAACTTTATCGCGAACAAGAATGGTCTGTCGTGCTACAAACGATTGAACGAATTTATGACCGTCTTACGCTCGTCAGCGAATTAGGAAACGAATTATTAACCAATCGACTGAAAACATTACTTAGTGGCACCTCGCGCGAACAACTACTGAAGACTCTGCATCAAGAGCATTCTGATTTAGATCTCACTGCTCAACTTCAAGAGTTAATCAATAGTGAAATGGCATTCTTTAAAAATGAAAGCCCACAATATTATACGTTTTTGAAACAATTAGACAGAGTTGGAGCTGTAGCGCGACCTGCCTTGAGCGTCGGTTTATTTTTTGTTGGTTTTGGCGCGGTTGGCGATGCGGGTACCCAGCTCGTAACTAATACCATGATTCAGTCAGTGGTAAATGTAGCCGGTGATGTTGCCGGAGGGGCTGCGGCAACCACCGTGGGAGAGACAGCAGTTAGTAGCACTGCGTCAACAGGTATTGGATATCTTGAAGCAAAATTCCGAAGATTTCACGCAGTATTTGCACAACGACGCACAGAATGGCTGGCGAACGCTGTTCGAGAACACTTATTGAAAACACTTCCAGAGGAACTAAAATCAGCCGTTGACCTTCCCGAATCTGAAGTTTATCTGGCAGTACAGAATTCGGTATTGGAACTAAAAAAACAGTTAGGCCAACTTTCTGTAATAGAAACAAGAACTTAA
- a CDS encoding class I SAM-dependent methyltransferase gives METIKGHLYDYPKYYDLIFGDDWKAEFDFLQNCFEKHATRKVKKVFEPACGTGRLLIKLAQAGFKVAGNDLNEHAIKYCNDRLERSGFPRSAVLGDMADFKLRKPVDAAFNTINSFRHLPSETAAENHLKCVADALSPGGLYILGIHLTPTVGEPMQSESWSARRGNLSINSHMQSIETDLKKRNEHLEMTFDVYTPTRQFQLFDTMDYRTYTAPQFKALLSKVPELELVELYDFMYEMDFVIELDAQTEDVVFILRKK, from the coding sequence ATGGAAACCATCAAAGGACATCTTTATGACTATCCAAAATACTATGACTTAATTTTTGGTGATGATTGGAAAGCTGAATTTGATTTCTTACAAAACTGTTTTGAAAAACATGCTACGAGAAAAGTAAAAAAAGTATTTGAACCCGCCTGTGGCACTGGGCGTTTGCTGATAAAGCTTGCGCAAGCGGGCTTTAAAGTCGCCGGAAATGACCTGAATGAACATGCCATTAAATACTGCAACGATCGCTTAGAACGGTCTGGTTTTCCTCGTTCTGCCGTACTGGGAGATATGGCAGATTTCAAATTAAGAAAGCCGGTTGACGCTGCCTTTAATACCATCAACAGTTTTCGACATCTTCCTTCAGAAACTGCCGCAGAAAATCATTTGAAATGTGTGGCTGATGCACTTTCACCCGGCGGACTATATATTTTGGGAATCCACCTAACCCCGACTGTGGGTGAACCAATGCAAAGTGAAAGCTGGTCAGCACGCAGAGGCAATCTTTCGATTAATTCACATATGCAATCGATTGAGACCGATCTCAAGAAAAGAAACGAGCATCTCGAAATGACGTTTGATGTTTATACACCAACTCGTCAATTTCAACTATTTGATACAATGGACTACAGAACTTACACGGCACCACAATTCAAAGCATTGCTCTCGAAAGTACCTGAGCTAGAATTAGTCGAGCTTTATGACTTTATGTACGAAATGGACTTTGTCATTGAACTTGACGCGCAAACAGAAGATGTCGTATTTATCTTACGCAAGAAATAA
- a CDS encoding thioredoxin family protein, whose amino-acid sequence MNTLIPVTMVLSLSLAPMKTVEMPQLPEHVVELFKMEKDVSNHQILLFTASWCPACVQMKTNEFPALKEKNWDIGSDKSNHIRVIDVDQNQGLSDKYGVQSLPTLILLIDGKEVSRSGALNAYSIAEMFYNRK is encoded by the coding sequence ATGAATACGCTCATACCTGTGACAATGGTGTTATCTCTTTCTTTGGCGCCGATGAAAACAGTGGAAATGCCTCAACTGCCAGAGCATGTCGTTGAATTATTTAAAATGGAGAAAGATGTATCCAATCATCAAATACTCCTGTTTACCGCCAGCTGGTGTCCCGCCTGTGTGCAGATGAAAACAAACGAATTTCCCGCGCTGAAAGAAAAGAACTGGGATATTGGTTCTGACAAGTCAAACCATATTCGAGTTATAGACGTTGACCAGAATCAGGGGCTAAGCGACAAGTATGGTGTGCAATCTTTACCGACTCTGATATTATTAATCGATGGCAAAGAGGTCAGCCGGTCGGGAGCACTTAATGCTTATAGTATTGCTGAGATGTTCTACAATCGTAAATAA
- a CDS encoding GTPase codes for MPTSELAQIEMLAAVDRLIHQLKLWSEQKTGWKTANHCQTVIRQLLPRLDMLRVRLESPLVIATFGGTGTGKSSLVNALIGSYCTTSGRQRPTTTKPVLIAHPETDLDRLGLDLSQFQVEQKKIDELRNIILIDCPDPDTSESTGEENNLTRLQHIIPLCDILLYTSTQQKYRSSRVSEELKEAAIGRRLIFVQTHAGLDEDIRDDWKQQLSHQFEVPEIYFVDSVRALEDQLADRPLQEEFANLQNILSTQLGKSERLQVRRANLLELIQNAIDHCSQKMNTDLPAIQELESFLKQQQTALTTQMSQELRKELLISRNLWERRLLSCVSDSWGFSPFSTMLRVYNGLGNLFASASLFRARNSAQVALIGALQGARWIGNRQKEHATEDRLKRIGSFGLDDNKLRESQLLIDGYAQEAGLETTQAHLSGSLENIQSEAASVEEQFLNDAGTKIDGIITKLAHKNSGWFTRILYETLFLSLVIYALVRIGKNFFYDSFLDETHILAIDFYVTAGVIFLIWSGFLVMMFTRKLKRGLEQEINQLSDNLAKAKLSHGLFPHLERECQQVHFLQHSLERMRSEVHQLRTEVATSKILGAWKVTEAITGSGSEAPHITS; via the coding sequence ATGCCTACATCTGAGTTAGCCCAAATTGAAATGCTGGCAGCCGTGGATCGTTTAATTCACCAGCTCAAATTATGGAGTGAGCAGAAAACCGGCTGGAAAACAGCAAACCACTGTCAGACAGTGATTCGCCAATTACTACCCCGGCTGGATATGTTACGCGTACGTCTTGAATCCCCGCTGGTAATTGCGACCTTTGGTGGAACAGGTACGGGTAAAAGTAGTTTGGTCAATGCGTTAATTGGTTCTTATTGCACAACATCAGGCCGACAACGTCCGACCACGACAAAACCAGTCCTCATCGCTCATCCAGAAACAGACCTGGATCGCCTAGGATTAGACTTAAGTCAATTTCAGGTTGAACAAAAGAAAATTGATGAACTACGTAACATCATTCTGATTGACTGCCCAGATCCTGATACCTCTGAATCCACGGGGGAGGAAAATAATCTCACCCGCTTGCAACATATCATCCCGCTGTGTGATATCCTGCTTTATACTTCAACTCAACAGAAATATCGATCATCGCGTGTTTCAGAAGAACTAAAAGAGGCAGCCATAGGTCGTCGTCTGATCTTTGTACAAACTCATGCAGGTTTAGACGAAGACATTCGAGACGATTGGAAACAACAACTTTCGCATCAGTTTGAAGTTCCAGAAATTTATTTTGTCGACTCCGTACGAGCCCTGGAAGACCAACTGGCTGATCGACCATTACAAGAAGAGTTTGCTAATCTACAAAACATCTTAAGTACACAACTTGGAAAATCGGAGCGTTTGCAGGTAAGGCGTGCGAATTTGCTCGAATTAATTCAGAATGCCATCGATCATTGTTCACAAAAAATGAACACCGATTTACCAGCCATTCAAGAACTGGAATCGTTTCTAAAACAACAACAGACAGCACTCACGACTCAAATGTCTCAAGAACTCCGTAAAGAGTTACTCATCAGCCGTAATCTCTGGGAACGGCGATTACTCTCCTGCGTCTCTGACTCTTGGGGCTTCAGCCCGTTTTCTACGATGCTACGTGTTTATAATGGCTTGGGAAATCTATTTGCTTCTGCCAGCTTATTTCGAGCAAGAAATTCTGCACAAGTCGCACTGATTGGAGCACTTCAAGGCGCGCGGTGGATTGGAAACCGTCAAAAAGAACACGCGACAGAAGACCGCTTAAAGCGAATCGGATCTTTTGGGTTGGATGACAATAAGCTGAGAGAATCTCAATTATTAATTGATGGTTATGCACAGGAAGCAGGTCTTGAAACAACCCAAGCACACCTTTCCGGCTCGCTGGAAAATATTCAATCAGAGGCCGCTTCCGTCGAAGAACAGTTTCTGAATGATGCTGGCACAAAGATTGACGGTATTATCACAAAGCTAGCGCATAAAAACTCGGGATGGTTCACCAGAATTTTGTACGAGACTCTGTTTCTCTCATTGGTTATTTATGCATTGGTCCGAATTGGAAAGAATTTTTTCTACGATTCGTTTCTGGATGAAACACATATCCTCGCCATTGATTTTTATGTCACAGCGGGCGTAATTTTTCTAATTTGGTCTGGTTTTCTGGTGATGATGTTTACCAGAAAATTGAAACGAGGCCTCGAACAGGAAATCAACCAGCTTTCTGACAATCTCGCAAAAGCAAAATTATCCCACGGACTTTTTCCGCATTTAGAAAGAGAATGTCAGCAAGTCCACTTTCTACAACACTCACTCGAACGCATGAGAAGTGAAGTTCATCAACTACGAACCGAGGTTGCTACTTCCAAAATCCTGGGTGCCTGGAAAGTAACTGAGGCTATAACAGGTAGTGGCTCTGAAGCACCGCATATTACTTCATAA
- the ruvX gene encoding Holliday junction resolvase RuvX — MNVSSENLEPPDNEFPSEGRLLGLDYGTKRVGVAISTFEQNIASPIENYTRQSKEKDESFFTKIIHEYQCKGLVVGLPVHMSGDEGQKAKEARQFGNWISQLAQIPVRFWDERFSSATAEEFLVNVNVSRNKRKAYLDKLAAQIILQSFLESPDRNQIPKSF, encoded by the coding sequence ATGAACGTTTCCTCTGAAAACCTGGAACCACCAGATAATGAATTTCCTTCTGAAGGCCGCTTACTTGGTCTAGACTATGGAACAAAACGTGTTGGCGTCGCGATCTCCACGTTTGAACAAAACATCGCCAGTCCAATAGAAAATTATACGAGACAGTCAAAAGAAAAAGACGAAAGCTTCTTCACAAAAATAATCCATGAATATCAATGCAAAGGCTTAGTGGTCGGCTTGCCCGTTCATATGAGTGGCGATGAAGGACAAAAAGCAAAAGAAGCCCGCCAATTCGGCAACTGGATCAGTCAACTAGCCCAAATCCCAGTCCGATTCTGGGACGAACGGTTTTCGTCAGCAACAGCCGAAGAGTTCTTAGTAAATGTCAATGTCAGTCGCAATAAGCGAAAGGCGTATCTTGATAAGCTGGCAGCCCAAATTATTCTGCAGTCCTTCCTTGAGAGCCCAGACCGAAACCAAATTCCTAAATCTTTTTAA